A genome region from Thalassococcus arenae includes the following:
- a CDS encoding FtsX-like permease family protein — protein sequence MQAIDIKLLRDFGRLWIQGLAIALVLAAGVAVILMSAGMSGALKETRDTYYDQHRFADVFAAARRAPDSLAQELRDIPGVADIETQVRAYAVLDIPGRAKPATGLLISRPEFGEARLNLPLLRSGRWPETGTEVVVNEPFAEANGFAIGSTFSVNLNGRKRALTITGTALSPEFIYTIGPGALMPQNETFGILWMQADMMDAAFNMAGAFDTVSLALLPRTPVEPVKDAVQALLEPYGGRSPVDRSGQQSNAFLDAEITQLEVLAYVLPPIFLGITVFLVNMVIGRIVFLERAEIGLMKAVGYSDWEVCLHYLMLAALIALVGIGIGWVVGTWLAREMAELFGKYYDFPFLVFNAPTRVYVLSALLGLAATSAGALRSALQAARMAPAVAMAPPAPPRFRRSWLDVLATALSLSQPTRMILRSLVRWPMRAAMTMLGMALAVSVLVASNFFPDAVDEIIDKGFYQSNRQDMLLLFDPDVPVAALDEVRRMPGVLQAEPQQYHAAVLRRGPYEKQVAISTVSPDTDLARVIDQDGDVVIPDRSGILLSDRLAAALHVTAGDIVTAQFESGNFQTFDIPVSGVVTQFFGLGAYLDHDAMSRLFEQAPRMSAANVTLADPGAAEAFEERIKEFPVLSGTINMTENRQSFLDTLAQNILIVTAVYAVLGTIITVGVAYNGARVQLSERARELASLRILGFSHAETSYILAGEILLLALLAQPLGWWIGTFVAKLMTDSYASDLYAIPLVLMPATYARASLIVLAAAVVSVAIVTRRLNRLDLISVMKTRE from the coding sequence ATGCAAGCCATCGACATCAAGCTGCTGCGCGATTTCGGACGGCTCTGGATTCAGGGCCTGGCGATCGCGCTGGTGCTGGCCGCCGGCGTTGCCGTGATCCTGATGTCGGCGGGCATGAGCGGCGCGCTCAAGGAAACGCGCGACACCTATTACGACCAACACCGTTTTGCCGATGTCTTTGCCGCTGCGCGCCGTGCGCCGGACAGCCTGGCGCAGGAACTGCGCGACATACCCGGGGTGGCCGATATCGAAACGCAGGTAAGGGCATACGCGGTTCTGGACATCCCCGGTCGCGCCAAACCGGCCACAGGGTTGCTGATCTCGCGCCCGGAATTCGGCGAGGCGCGGCTGAACCTGCCGCTGCTGCGTTCGGGCCGCTGGCCCGAGACCGGGACCGAAGTGGTGGTCAACGAACCGTTCGCCGAAGCCAACGGATTTGCGATCGGGTCCACGTTCTCGGTCAATCTGAACGGCCGCAAACGCGCGCTGACGATCACCGGCACGGCGCTGTCGCCGGAGTTCATCTATACCATCGGCCCCGGCGCGCTGATGCCGCAGAACGAAACCTTCGGCATCCTGTGGATGCAGGCCGACATGATGGATGCCGCTTTCAACATGGCCGGCGCGTTCGATACCGTGTCGCTGGCGCTGTTGCCGCGCACCCCGGTCGAGCCGGTCAAGGACGCGGTGCAGGCGCTGCTGGAACCCTATGGCGGGCGCAGTCCGGTCGACCGCTCGGGCCAGCAGTCCAATGCCTTTCTGGATGCCGAGATCACCCAGCTCGAAGTTCTGGCCTATGTCTTGCCGCCGATCTTTCTGGGCATCACCGTGTTCCTGGTGAACATGGTCATCGGCCGGATCGTATTCCTGGAACGCGCCGAAATCGGTCTGATGAAGGCGGTCGGCTATTCCGATTGGGAGGTCTGCCTGCACTACCTGATGCTGGCGGCCCTGATCGCGCTGGTGGGTATCGGCATCGGCTGGGTCGTCGGAACCTGGCTGGCGCGCGAGATGGCCGAACTGTTCGGCAAGTATTACGATTTCCCGTTCCTGGTGTTCAACGCGCCGACGCGGGTCTATGTCCTGTCCGCCCTGCTGGGGCTGGCCGCCACTTCGGCGGGCGCCCTGCGCAGCGCTTTGCAGGCGGCGCGGATGGCGCCCGCTGTGGCCATGGCGCCGCCCGCACCGCCGCGGTTCCGGCGCAGCTGGCTGGACGTTCTGGCCACCGCCCTGTCGCTGTCGCAGCCCACGCGGATGATCCTGCGCAGCCTGGTCCGCTGGCCGATGCGCGCGGCGATGACGATGCTCGGCATGGCCTTGGCTGTTTCGGTGCTGGTGGCGTCGAACTTCTTTCCCGATGCCGTGGACGAAATCATCGACAAGGGGTTCTACCAGTCCAACCGCCAGGACATGCTGCTTCTGTTCGATCCCGATGTGCCGGTCGCCGCCCTGGACGAAGTGCGCCGCATGCCCGGCGTTCTGCAAGCCGAGCCGCAGCAATACCACGCCGCAGTCCTGCGCCGCGGCCCCTACGAGAAACAGGTGGCGATCTCGACGGTTTCGCCCGACACCGATCTGGCACGCGTGATCGATCAGGATGGTGACGTGGTGATCCCCGACCGATCCGGTATCCTGTTGTCGGACAGGTTGGCCGCGGCCCTTCACGTGACGGCCGGCGACATCGTGACCGCACAATTCGAAAGCGGCAACTTCCAGACCTTCGACATCCCGGTCAGCGGCGTGGTCACGCAGTTCTTCGGTCTTGGCGCCTATCTCGATCACGACGCAATGAGCCGGTTGTTCGAACAGGCGCCGCGCATGTCCGCCGCGAATGTCACCTTGGCCGATCCCGGCGCCGCCGAGGCCTTCGAGGAAAGGATCAAGGAATTTCCGGTGCTCAGCGGCACGATCAACATGACCGAGAACCGGCAGAGCTTTCTCGACACGCTGGCGCAGAACATCCTGATCGTGACCGCCGTCTACGCGGTGCTCGGCACCATCATCACCGTTGGTGTGGCCTATAACGGCGCGCGGGTGCAATTGTCGGAGCGCGCCCGGGAACTGGCATCGCTGCGCATCCTCGGCTTCTCGCATGCCGAAACCAGCTATATCCTCGCCGGCGAAATCCTGCTGCTGGCGCTTCTGGCCCAGCCCCTGGGTTGGTGGATCGGCACCTTTGTCGCCAAACTGATGACCGACAGCTATGCCAGCGATCTTTATGCCATTCCGTTGGTTCTGATGCCCGCGACCTATGCCCGGGCAAGCCTGATCGTGCTGGCCGCGGCGGTCGTCTCGGTTGCCATCGTGACGCGCAGGCTGAACCGGCTCGATCTCATTTCCGTCATGAAAACAAGGGAGTAG
- a CDS encoding ABC transporter ATP-binding protein: protein MTVAKQTREIVFRTEGLTKVYTTGSVQVHALAGVDVTLYATELTVLLGPSGSGKSTLLNILGGLDHPTNGRIWFRDRDLTLLSDRALTRYRRDHVGFVFQFYNLVPSLTARENVQLVTDVARNPMKPAEALELVGLERRMDHFPSQMSGGEQQRVAIARAIAKRPDVLLCDEPTGALDSKTGTQVLDTLNRINQEFGTTTAVITHNAAIRKMAHRVIYFQDGRIARVEENDTRLTPAEIEW from the coding sequence TTGACGGTCGCGAAACAAACCCGCGAGATCGTGTTCCGGACCGAGGGACTGACCAAGGTCTACACCACGGGGTCGGTTCAGGTGCATGCCCTGGCCGGTGTCGACGTGACCCTTTACGCGACCGAGCTGACAGTTCTGCTGGGGCCGTCCGGATCGGGCAAGTCGACCCTGCTGAACATCCTCGGCGGGCTCGACCATCCCACCAACGGGCGTATCTGGTTCCGCGATCGCGACCTGACGTTGCTGTCCGACCGCGCGCTGACGCGCTACCGGCGCGACCATGTCGGCTTTGTCTTCCAGTTCTACAACCTCGTGCCCAGCCTGACGGCGCGCGAGAACGTGCAATTGGTCACCGACGTGGCCCGAAACCCCATGAAGCCGGCGGAGGCGCTGGAACTGGTCGGGCTGGAGCGCCGTATGGATCATTTTCCGTCGCAGATGTCGGGCGGCGAACAGCAGCGCGTCGCCATCGCTCGCGCCATCGCCAAACGTCCCGACGTGCTTCTGTGCGATGAACCGACCGGTGCGCTGGACAGCAAGACCGGCACTCAGGTGCTGGACACGCTGAACCGCATCAATCAGGAATTCGGCACCACCACGGCGGTCATCACCCACAATGCGGCGATCCGGAAGATGGCGCACCGCGTGATCTATTTCCAGGACGGCCGCATCGCCCGTGTCGAGGAAAACGACACCCGCCTCACGCCCGCCGAAATCGAGTGGTGA
- a CDS encoding FAD-binding oxidoreductase, with protein MSVIEDLRAALGPGAVLTGADAAPFSHDWTGAYAWQPVCVARPSSTAEVSAVMKIATETRTPVVPVGGNTGLAGGTAGDGSIMLSLDRMTAIREIRPEARLAVVEAGVILSQLHEAADAHDLVFPLTFGAKGSARVGGFLSTNAGGSNVLRYGNTRDLVLGIEAVLADGRVMNLMSALHKDNSGLNLKHLLIGAEGTLGVITGAVLKLVPKPRAYATAMVGVASLDDALALLNRLQEATGGAVEACEYMSQPYLDEVARRFPELRQPFAEPQPVSVMIELGATAPRDATPGPDGQVPIVGLLEDILSGMMAAGQVLDAVVAQTEAQRREIWRRRELAGEVTVSRPPLVNNDVALALDKVAPFLSRMETRLARIDPQAQPMVVSHLGDGNVHYVVWPSSGDPVLIDTIMEAVEDEVLALGGSFSAEHGIGLTKKPSMARRKDPVALDAMRAIKAALDPLGILNPGKVLPETAG; from the coding sequence ATGAGCGTGATCGAAGACCTGCGTGCCGCGCTTGGCCCCGGCGCGGTGCTGACCGGCGCGGACGCCGCGCCGTTCTCGCATGACTGGACCGGTGCCTATGCCTGGCAGCCGGTCTGTGTTGCGCGCCCGTCCAGCACGGCCGAGGTTTCCGCGGTGATGAAGATCGCCACCGAAACCCGCACGCCGGTTGTACCTGTGGGTGGCAATACCGGGCTTGCGGGCGGCACGGCGGGTGACGGATCGATCATGCTTTCGCTCGACCGGATGACCGCCATTCGCGAAATCCGTCCCGAGGCAAGGCTGGCGGTGGTCGAGGCCGGTGTGATCCTGAGCCAGCTGCACGAGGCCGCCGACGCCCACGACCTGGTCTTTCCCCTGACCTTCGGAGCCAAGGGATCGGCGCGGGTGGGCGGATTTCTGTCGACCAATGCAGGCGGTTCCAACGTCTTGCGCTACGGCAATACGCGCGACCTGGTGCTGGGGATCGAGGCGGTGCTGGCCGATGGCCGGGTGATGAACCTGATGAGCGCCCTGCACAAGGACAATTCCGGGCTCAACCTCAAGCATCTGCTGATCGGCGCCGAAGGCACTTTGGGCGTCATCACCGGCGCTGTGCTGAAACTGGTGCCCAAGCCGCGTGCCTACGCCACCGCGATGGTCGGGGTCGCGTCTTTGGACGACGCGCTGGCGCTGCTCAACCGGCTGCAAGAGGCGACGGGCGGCGCGGTCGAGGCCTGCGAATACATGTCCCAGCCCTATCTCGACGAGGTCGCGCGCCGCTTTCCCGAGTTGCGACAGCCTTTCGCCGAACCGCAGCCGGTATCGGTGATGATCGAACTGGGCGCCACCGCGCCGCGCGACGCCACGCCCGGTCCGGACGGACAGGTGCCCATCGTCGGCCTGCTGGAAGACATCCTGTCGGGAATGATGGCGGCCGGCCAGGTGCTGGATGCCGTTGTCGCCCAAACCGAAGCGCAGCGCCGCGAGATCTGGCGGCGGCGGGAACTGGCGGGCGAAGTCACGGTCTCGCGCCCGCCGCTGGTCAACAACGATGTCGCGCTGGCGCTGGACAAGGTCGCGCCGTTCCTGTCGCGAATGGAAACCCGGCTGGCGCGGATCGACCCGCAGGCGCAACCGATGGTCGTCTCGCATCTGGGTGACGGCAACGTGCATTACGTGGTCTGGCCCAGCAGCGGCGATCCGGTCCTGATCGATACGATCATGGAAGCGGTCGAAGACGAAGTCCTGGCGCTCGGCGGGTCGTTTTCGGCCGAACACGGCATCGGGTTGACCAAGAAACCGTCGATGGCGCGGCGCAAGGACCCCGTGGCGCTGGATGCCATGCGCGCGATCAAGGCGGCGCTCGATCCTTTGGGTATCCTGAACCCCGGAAAGGTGCTGCCCGAAACGGCAGGCTGA
- a CDS encoding DUF4198 domain-containing protein has translation MTAWTSRMMAWAIAVVLAAPAAAHEFWIDAEAWQVAPGENLKAALRVGEKMEGGSYAYIPPDFTRFEIAMGDAIFPVEGRAGDRPALNMAIPGEGLAVVAHVTKDYRLTYTEWQKFVDFCEHKDFAWAIDRHRARGLPETGFRELYSRHGKSLIGVGAAQGQDRALGLLTEVVANANPYTDDLSAGFPVTVLFDGAPRVDTQVELFEKAPDGTVAVTLHRTDGDGRAVLPVRPGHVYLVDAVVMRPLEPAEDGDPVWESLWASLTFAVPQ, from the coding sequence ATGACAGCTTGGACAAGCAGGATGATGGCCTGGGCCATAGCGGTCGTCCTGGCGGCACCCGCCGCAGCGCATGAATTCTGGATCGACGCCGAGGCTTGGCAGGTCGCGCCGGGTGAAAACCTCAAGGCCGCCTTGCGCGTCGGCGAAAAGATGGAGGGCGGATCCTACGCGTATATTCCGCCCGACTTCACGCGCTTTGAAATCGCCATGGGTGACGCGATTTTCCCTGTCGAAGGCCGCGCGGGGGACCGTCCGGCGCTGAACATGGCCATACCGGGCGAGGGGCTGGCCGTCGTCGCCCATGTCACCAAGGATTACCGCCTGACCTATACCGAGTGGCAGAAATTCGTGGATTTCTGCGAGCACAAGGATTTCGCCTGGGCGATCGACCGGCACCGCGCCCGCGGCCTGCCGGAAACCGGGTTTCGCGAGTTGTATTCCCGCCATGGGAAAAGCCTGATCGGCGTGGGGGCCGCGCAGGGGCAGGACCGCGCGCTTGGCCTGCTGACCGAGGTTGTCGCCAATGCCAACCCTTATACCGACGACCTGTCCGCCGGGTTCCCGGTGACGGTGCTATTCGACGGCGCGCCGCGCGTCGACACGCAGGTCGAACTGTTCGAGAAGGCGCCGGATGGTACAGTGGCCGTGACCCTGCACCGTACCGATGGCGATGGCCGCGCCGTGCTTCCCGTCAGACCGGGCCATGTCTATCTGGTCGATGCCGTGGTGATGCGGCCGCTTGAGCCGGCCGAAGACGGCGATCCGGTCTGGGAAAGCCTCTGGGCCTCGCTGACCTTCGCGGTGCCGCAATGA
- a CDS encoding SRPBCC family protein, whose amino-acid sequence MQVNAREDIEAPLDRVFAELTDFEAIERRALRRGIEIRRTDGLAGPQAGMAWQTTFRFRGKPRDATVILSEMKAPETLVFTSNSGGLDIVTRVDLVALSRGRTRVSVESELMPKTLSARLLVQSLKLAKGNINTRFRKRVGLYAKELEDRLNRMA is encoded by the coding sequence ATGCAGGTCAATGCACGCGAGGACATCGAGGCGCCGCTGGACAGGGTGTTCGCGGAACTGACGGATTTCGAAGCGATCGAACGCCGCGCGCTGAGGCGCGGGATCGAGATCCGGCGCACCGACGGGCTGGCCGGACCGCAGGCCGGCATGGCCTGGCAGACGACGTTTCGGTTTCGCGGCAAGCCGCGCGATGCGACCGTTATACTCAGCGAAATGAAGGCGCCCGAAACCTTGGTCTTCACGTCGAATTCCGGTGGCCTCGATATCGTGACCCGTGTCGATCTGGTTGCGCTGTCGCGGGGCCGAACACGGGTTTCGGTCGAATCCGAACTGATGCCCAAGACGCTGTCGGCGCGGTTGCTGGTGCAATCGCTGAAACTGGCAAAGGGCAATATCAATACCCGGTTTCGCAAGCGCGTCGGGCTTTACGCCAAGGAGCTTGAGGATCGGCTGAACCGCATGGCGTGA
- the nudC gene encoding NAD(+) diphosphatase: MQKSEDVTFGGSGLDRAGELRGNIPELARAMQAPGTRAVALWRGKPLVAGDAELCLARLPLAHPAFADAARPPILLGREEGNAVFAHDISGWDPDGQDLSKLGAFVDDSEQAHPAMPGGHRFAELRRIMTRLGARDAELAATAKAIHGWHATHGFCAKCGAASEMHQAGWQRICPACGAHHFPRTDPVVIMLVTHGNRALLGRSPGWPEGMYSCLAGFVDSGESIEAAVRRETLEEAGITVGPVRYLASQPWPFPSSLMIGCHAVALDDTIRLDPNELEDALWVTREAVAEAFAGRARHFLPARKGAIAHFLLRNWLADRLD, translated from the coding sequence ATGCAGAAATCCGAAGACGTGACATTCGGCGGGTCCGGTCTGGACCGCGCAGGCGAGTTGCGGGGCAACATTCCCGAATTGGCACGGGCGATGCAGGCCCCGGGCACGCGCGCGGTGGCGCTGTGGCGTGGCAAGCCGCTGGTTGCCGGCGACGCGGAACTCTGCCTGGCACGACTGCCGCTTGCGCATCCGGCCTTCGCCGATGCCGCGCGACCGCCCATTCTGCTGGGTCGCGAGGAAGGCAACGCGGTCTTTGCGCATGACATCTCGGGGTGGGATCCGGACGGGCAGGATCTTTCCAAATTGGGTGCCTTCGTCGACGACAGCGAACAGGCGCATCCGGCGATGCCCGGTGGACACCGCTTTGCCGAACTGCGCCGGATCATGACCCGCCTCGGCGCGCGCGACGCCGAACTGGCCGCGACGGCCAAGGCGATCCACGGCTGGCACGCCACGCACGGCTTTTGCGCCAAGTGCGGAGCGGCGTCCGAGATGCACCAGGCGGGATGGCAACGTATCTGTCCGGCCTGCGGTGCGCACCACTTCCCGCGCACCGATCCGGTGGTCATCATGCTGGTCACCCACGGCAACCGCGCGCTGCTGGGACGGTCGCCGGGTTGGCCCGAAGGAATGTATTCCTGCCTGGCCGGGTTCGTGGATTCCGGCGAAAGCATCGAGGCGGCCGTGCGCAGAGAAACGCTGGAGGAGGCCGGGATCACGGTCGGACCGGTACGCTATCTGGCGTCACAGCCCTGGCCCTTTCCGTCGTCGCTGATGATCGGCTGCCACGCCGTCGCGCTGGACGACACGATCCGGCTGGACCCGAACGAATTGGAAGATGCGCTCTGGGTCACCCGCGAGGCGGTGGCCGAGGCATTCGCCGGGCGCGCGCGTCATTTCTTGCCCGCGCGCAAGGGTGCCATCGCGCATTTTCTGCTGCGCAACTGGCTTGCGGACCGGCTGGATTGA
- a CDS encoding bifunctional 2',3'-cyclic-nucleotide 2'-phosphodiesterase/3'-nucleotidase, whose amino-acid sequence MPAKPFQNWTRRAFIAHSTAGAALISLHPYSANAAANQAHLRIMETTDLHVHVYPYDYYSDRPVDTVGLSRTASIIADIRSEATNSMLLDNGDFLQGNPMGDYIAYERGMKEGDMHPIITAMNTVGFDAATIGNHEFNYGLDFLMKSAAGADFPLVLANIATEQGADPRADKTLFRPYVILDREVTDGAGTAHPIRVGIIGFTPPQVMNWDRRHLEGNVTARDIVETARAWVPQMLEEGADIIVALSHSGIGAAQHTDGMENASVPLAEIEGIDALMTGHSHLVFPSPTYDGYAGVDVAAGTIHGKPAVMGGFWGSHMGMIDLLLERDGNAWKVVSSTSEARPISQRNPDRSVTALVEDDAAVLAAVKQDHEETLAYVRRAVGKTAAPLHSYFALVADDPSVQIVSIAQKWYVEQMLAGTEHAGLPILSAAAPFKAGGRGGPDYYTDVPAGDVAIKNVADLYLYPNTVRAVRINGAQLRDWLERSAGMFNQITPGAQDAPLLNPDFPSYNFDVIDGVTYQIDLSQPSKFDPKGGPLNPDAQRIVNLAHDGQPVTDDMEFVIATNNYRASGGGDFPGAKGDTIIFEAPDTNRDVIVRYIVEQGTINPSADANWSFAPLPDTTVLFPSGPSARNYAKDVPGVTIEDAGDTPEGFAQFRIRL is encoded by the coding sequence ATGCCTGCAAAACCCTTCCAGAACTGGACCCGCCGCGCATTCATTGCGCATTCGACTGCCGGAGCTGCCTTGATTTCCCTGCATCCCTATTCCGCCAATGCCGCAGCCAACCAGGCGCATCTGCGGATCATGGAAACCACCGACCTGCACGTCCATGTCTATCCCTACGATTATTATTCGGATCGTCCCGTGGACACGGTCGGGCTGTCTCGCACCGCGTCGATCATCGCCGACATCCGCTCCGAGGCGACCAATTCCATGCTGCTGGACAACGGCGATTTCCTGCAGGGCAACCCGATGGGCGACTACATCGCCTATGAACGCGGGATGAAAGAGGGTGACATGCACCCGATCATCACCGCGATGAACACCGTGGGTTTCGACGCGGCGACCATCGGCAACCACGAATTCAATTACGGGCTGGATTTCCTGATGAAATCCGCGGCCGGCGCCGATTTCCCGCTGGTTCTTGCCAATATCGCGACAGAACAGGGGGCCGATCCCCGCGCCGACAAGACGCTTTTCCGGCCCTACGTGATCCTGGATCGCGAGGTCACGGATGGTGCGGGCACGGCCCATCCGATCCGGGTCGGCATCATCGGCTTTACCCCGCCGCAGGTGATGAACTGGGATCGCCGCCACCTCGAAGGCAACGTCACCGCCCGCGATATCGTCGAGACCGCCCGCGCCTGGGTGCCGCAGATGCTGGAGGAAGGCGCCGACATCATCGTTGCGCTCAGCCATTCCGGCATCGGTGCGGCGCAGCACACCGACGGCATGGAAAACGCCTCGGTCCCGCTGGCCGAGATCGAGGGCATCGACGCCCTGATGACCGGCCACAGCCACCTGGTTTTCCCGTCGCCCACCTATGACGGCTATGCCGGTGTCGATGTCGCGGCAGGCACGATCCACGGAAAACCTGCCGTCATGGGCGGTTTCTGGGGGTCGCACATGGGCATGATCGACCTGCTTCTGGAACGCGACGGAAATGCGTGGAAGGTGGTGTCGTCGACATCCGAGGCGCGACCGATCTCGCAACGCAATCCCGACCGGTCGGTCACTGCGCTGGTCGAGGACGACGCAGCGGTGCTGGCCGCCGTCAAGCAGGATCACGAGGAAACCCTGGCCTATGTCCGCCGCGCCGTGGGCAAGACGGCGGCGCCGCTGCATTCCTATTTCGCGCTGGTGGCCGACGACCCGTCCGTGCAGATCGTGTCGATCGCGCAGAAATGGTATGTCGAACAGATGCTGGCGGGCACCGAACATGCCGGTCTGCCGATCCTGTCTGCCGCCGCGCCGTTCAAGGCCGGGGGCCGCGGCGGTCCTGACTATTACACCGATGTACCCGCTGGCGATGTCGCGATCAAGAACGTGGCCGACCTGTATCTGTACCCCAACACCGTCCGCGCGGTGCGGATCAACGGCGCGCAGCTGCGCGACTGGCTGGAACGGTCGGCAGGCATGTTCAACCAGATCACGCCGGGCGCGCAGGACGCACCGCTGCTGAACCCGGATTTTCCCAGCTACAATTTCGACGTGATCGACGGTGTGACCTACCAGATCGACCTGTCGCAGCCGTCGAAATTCGATCCCAAGGGCGGGCCGTTGAATCCCGATGCGCAACGGATCGTCAACCTTGCCCATGACGGCCAGCCGGTGACCGACGACATGGAATTCGTCATCGCCACCAACAATTACCGCGCCTCGGGCGGCGGCGATTTTCCGGGCGCCAAGGGCGACACGATCATCTTCGAGGCGCCCGACACCAATCGCGACGTGATCGTGCGCTACATCGTCGAACAGGGCACGATCAATCCGAGCGCCGATGCCAACTGGTCCTTCGCACCCCTGCCCGACACCACCGTTCTGTTCCCGTCAGGCCCGTCCGCCCGCAATTATGCCAAGGATGTGCCCGGCGTGACGATCGAGGATGCCGGCGACACGCCCGAGGGGTTTGCGCAGTTCCGCATTCGCCTGTGA
- a CDS encoding ABC transporter substrate-binding protein, producing the protein MFHRAIALAAGLVAGAVAHAETAMPFALDWKFEGPAAPYFLAIDKGYFSEVDLSVEITAGQGSLDAIPKVATGAFPIGFADINSLVKFLDQNPGAPVTAVMMVYDKPPFAIVGRKSLGVMEPKDLEGKVLGAPPPDGAWAQFPIFAAETGLDTSAVTIEPVGFPTREPMLAEGNVAAVTGFSFSSFLNLVRLGVPEDDISTILMADHGVDLYGNAIIVNTDFAAANPDAVKGFLSAVAKGWVDAIADPATAIASLVERNPAADAALEQRRLQLAIDANVVTDYTNANGMGGIDGDRFANSLEQMKLTYEFQSAPDAALYFSDAYLPDSGGFMLK; encoded by the coding sequence ATGTTCCACCGCGCCATCGCGCTGGCTGCCGGTCTTGTGGCCGGGGCCGTCGCCCATGCCGAAACCGCCATGCCCTTCGCGCTCGACTGGAAATTCGAAGGCCCCGCGGCCCCTTATTTCCTGGCCATCGACAAGGGCTACTTCTCCGAGGTCGACCTGTCGGTCGAAATAACTGCCGGGCAGGGTTCGCTCGACGCGATCCCGAAGGTCGCGACCGGTGCTTTCCCCATCGGCTTTGCCGACATCAATTCGCTGGTGAAGTTCCTCGACCAGAACCCTGGCGCGCCGGTCACCGCCGTGATGATGGTCTATGACAAGCCGCCCTTCGCCATCGTCGGGCGCAAGTCGCTGGGCGTGATGGAACCGAAGGACCTGGAAGGCAAGGTGCTGGGCGCGCCGCCGCCGGACGGTGCCTGGGCGCAATTCCCGATCTTCGCCGCCGAGACCGGGCTGGACACCAGCGCCGTCACGATCGAACCCGTCGGTTTCCCGACCCGCGAACCGATGCTGGCCGAAGGCAACGTGGCCGCGGTCACGGGCTTCAGCTTTTCGTCCTTCCTGAACCTCGTGCGCCTCGGCGTGCCCGAAGACGACATCTCGACCATCCTGATGGCCGATCACGGCGTCGACCTGTATGGCAACGCGATCATCGTCAACACCGACTTCGCGGCTGCGAACCCCGATGCTGTCAAAGGCTTTTTGTCTGCCGTGGCCAAGGGCTGGGTCGATGCCATCGCCGATCCGGCGACCGCCATCGCCAGCCTGGTCGAACGCAACCCGGCCGCCGATGCCGCGCTGGAACAGCGCCGCCTGCAACTGGCCATCGATGCGAACGTGGTCACCGACTACACCAACGCCAACGGCATGGGCGGGATCGACGGCGACCGGTTCGCCAATTCGCTGGAGCAGATGAAACTGACCTACGAGTTCCAGTCGGCACCGGATGCGGCGCTTTACTTCTCCGATGCCTACCTGCCCGACAGCGGCGGGTTCATGCTGAAGTGA
- a CDS encoding ABC transporter ATP-binding protein, translating to MQNLIDIKGVRHAYDTASGKLPVLDGLDVSVPEGGFVAVVGPSGCGKSTLTKLIAGLMKPDAGEVWLHGEKVKSPRATVGMAFQNPVLLEWRSILKNVMLPLEIVPTKLSKREQEERARYLLALVGLEGFEDKRPSELSGGMRQRASLCRALVHQPEVLILDEPFGALDAFTREDLWQIMHQVKEKEPFTGVLITHDLRESIFLADRVVVLSGRPARTQYVLDVGLSGPRDIEHLYTPEAADMLHILRHQIEIAQGRAAPEDAA from the coding sequence ATGCAGAACCTCATCGACATCAAGGGCGTGCGCCACGCCTATGACACCGCATCCGGCAAACTGCCGGTGCTGGACGGGCTGGACGTGTCAGTGCCCGAAGGCGGTTTCGTCGCCGTGGTCGGCCCATCGGGCTGCGGCAAATCCACCTTGACCAAGTTGATCGCCGGTCTGATGAAACCCGACGCGGGCGAAGTCTGGCTGCATGGCGAAAAGGTGAAATCGCCCCGCGCGACGGTCGGCATGGCATTCCAGAACCCGGTCCTGCTGGAATGGCGTTCGATTCTCAAGAACGTCATGCTGCCGCTGGAAATCGTGCCCACCAAGCTGAGCAAGCGCGAGCAGGAGGAACGGGCGCGTTACCTGCTGGCGCTGGTGGGGCTGGAGGGTTTCGAGGACAAGCGCCCGTCGGAATTGTCCGGCGGCATGCGCCAGCGGGCCTCGCTCTGCCGGGCACTGGTGCACCAGCCCGAGGTGCTGATCCTGGACGAGCCCTTCGGCGCGCTGGACGCCTTCACGCGCGAGGATCTGTGGCAGATCATGCACCAGGTGAAGGAAAAAGAACCGTTCACCGGCGTGCTCATCACCCATGACCTGCGCGAGTCGATCTTTCTGGCCGACCGGGTGGTCGTGCTGTCGGGGCGCCCGGCACGCACGCAATACGTGCTGGACGTGGGCCTGAGCGGGCCGCGCGACATCGAACATCTCTACACGCCCGAGGCCGCCGACATGCTGCACATTCTGCGCCACCAGATCGAGATCGCCCAGGGCCGCGCCGCCCCGGAGGACGCGGCATGA